A single region of the Marinobacter salinus genome encodes:
- the nosR gene encoding transcriptional regulator NosR: protein MTGVLAGYAPSASAVPLNEFEPVAARQVIQKAFPSVNEVVPREGNRAIQEIYAGEELQGYAYQSLDFVQTPAYSGKPLNIVVILDTDGKIVNTRVIEHHEPILLVGIPESKLHEFTDQYVGLAADQRVTVGGTSSEHKISVDGLSGATVTVMVVNEVIMKSAHRVGAELGLVESLSDARLPAAKIQTTRFQDKSWQTLLGEGSVRRLKLTRGQADDAFKGTDAEGIDTTPRKQRGKPLIDLYTAYLDVPTIGRNLLGESQFQWLTSELKEGEHAIAVMAHGEYSFKGSGYVRGGIFDRIQIRQFGDTFNFRDLDFYRLSDVYAEGMPEFSEMAIFIIRQQYNFDPGTEWTLELTVKRQTGPLDSEFQVFPLTYQLPDQYYTRPEPVLSEEDMLADQPMWVQMWYQREFQIVVLGIGIGVLLFILFFQDWLVKKPKMMRWIRHAFLTYTLFFIGWYALGQLSIVNVLTFVNSLISGFSWETFLIDPVIFMLWAVVAGIILLWGRAVYCGWLCPFGALQELLNEIARKLKVPQYTVPFVVHERLWAIKYIILLVLFGVSLDSLATAERLAELEPFKTAITLKFDRSWPFVTYAVLLLVVNLFTRKVFCRYLCPLGAALALPTKLRVFDWLKRRKECGNPCRLCDHECEVQAIHPDGHINYMECHYCLDCQMTYFDDHKCPPLIVKRRGKRRGHNAPGHPEEIPVVQVT from the coding sequence TTGACCGGTGTCCTTGCAGGCTATGCGCCGTCGGCTTCGGCGGTCCCGTTAAACGAATTCGAACCTGTTGCAGCCCGGCAGGTTATTCAGAAGGCCTTTCCTTCGGTGAATGAGGTTGTGCCCCGGGAAGGCAACCGGGCTATACAGGAAATATATGCCGGAGAGGAGCTCCAAGGCTACGCCTATCAGAGTCTGGACTTCGTCCAGACACCGGCCTATTCCGGTAAACCGCTGAACATTGTGGTCATTCTGGATACCGACGGGAAAATCGTGAATACCCGTGTTATCGAGCATCACGAACCGATTCTGCTTGTCGGTATTCCCGAGAGCAAACTCCATGAATTTACCGACCAGTACGTGGGACTGGCTGCGGACCAGCGGGTGACGGTCGGCGGTACATCTTCGGAGCACAAGATTTCCGTGGATGGTTTATCCGGCGCTACGGTAACCGTCATGGTGGTGAATGAGGTGATCATGAAATCGGCCCACCGTGTTGGCGCCGAACTGGGGCTGGTTGAGAGCCTGAGCGATGCCCGCCTGCCCGCCGCGAAGATTCAGACCACCAGATTCCAGGACAAAAGCTGGCAGACACTGCTCGGAGAAGGTTCGGTGCGCAGGCTGAAGCTGACCCGTGGCCAGGCGGACGACGCCTTCAAGGGCACGGATGCGGAAGGGATTGACACAACACCGCGGAAACAGCGCGGCAAGCCCCTGATTGACCTGTACACCGCCTACCTGGATGTGCCAACCATCGGTCGCAACCTGTTGGGCGAAAGCCAGTTCCAATGGTTGACGTCCGAGCTCAAGGAAGGCGAGCACGCCATCGCCGTAATGGCCCATGGGGAATACTCGTTCAAGGGTTCCGGTTACGTCCGTGGCGGCATTTTCGACCGCATCCAGATCCGCCAGTTCGGTGACACCTTCAACTTCCGTGACCTGGACTTCTACCGGCTGAGCGACGTGTACGCTGAGGGCATGCCCGAGTTTTCTGAAATGGCAATTTTCATCATTCGCCAGCAGTACAACTTTGATCCGGGCACGGAATGGACCCTTGAGCTCACAGTCAAGCGCCAGACCGGCCCGCTGGACAGTGAGTTCCAGGTATTCCCGCTCACTTACCAGCTGCCGGATCAGTACTACACTCGCCCCGAACCGGTGCTGTCGGAAGAGGATATGCTGGCGGATCAACCCATGTGGGTGCAGATGTGGTACCAGCGGGAGTTTCAGATTGTGGTGCTCGGTATCGGTATCGGCGTGTTGCTGTTCATCCTGTTTTTCCAGGACTGGCTGGTCAAGAAGCCGAAGATGATGCGCTGGATCCGCCACGCCTTCCTGACCTACACCCTTTTCTTTATTGGCTGGTACGCCCTGGGCCAGCTCTCCATTGTGAACGTGCTGACGTTCGTAAACAGCCTGATCAGCGGCTTCAGCTGGGAAACTTTCCTGATCGATCCGGTGATTTTCATGCTCTGGGCCGTGGTGGCCGGCATCATCCTGTTGTGGGGACGGGCGGTTTACTGCGGTTGGCTGTGCCCGTTTGGGGCTCTGCAAGAATTGCTGAATGAAATCGCCCGCAAGCTCAAGGTGCCCCAGTACACCGTTCCGTTTGTCGTGCATGAGAGGCTGTGGGCTATCAAGTACATCATTCTGTTGGTGCTGTTCGGGGTGTCGCTGGACTCCCTGGCGACCGCTGAGCGCCTGGCCGAGTTGGAACCCTTCAAAACGGCGATCACCCTCAAGTTTGACCGCAGCTGGCCTTTTGTCACCTACGCAGTCCTGTTACTGGTGGTCAATCTGTTCACCCGCAAGGTGTTCTGCCGGTATCTGTGCCCTCTGGGCGCAGCACTGGCACTGCCCACCAAACTGCGGGTGTTTGACTGGCTCAAGCGCCGCAAAGAATGCGGCAACCCCTGCCGGCTCTGTGACCACGAGTGTGAAGTTCAGGCCATTCACCCGGACGGACACATCAATTACATGGAATGCCATTACTGCCTCGATTGCCAAATGACCTATTTCGATGATCACAAGTGCCCGCCGCTGATCGTCAAGCGCCGCGGCAAGCGTCGTGGCCATAACGCGCCTGGCCACCCGGAGGAAATTCCCGTGGTTCAGGTGACCTGA
- the nosZ gene encoding TAT-dependent nitrous-oxide reductase: MKKRDDLTKDMPAIPATDLSRRRFMGAAAMAGVAGATGLGAAVMSRESFAAAAEAARNNFIVHPGELDEYYGFWSGGHSGEVRVLGVPSMRELMRIPVFNVDSATGWGITNESKDVLGHDNTFLNGDSHHPHISMTDGRYDGKYLFINDKANSRVARIRLDIMKCDKITTIPNVQAIHGLRLQKVPKTKYVFCNAEYVIPHPNDGTDTSLESSFTMFNAVDAETMEVAFQVIVDGNLDNTDADYTGKYACSTCYNSEKALDLAGTMRNDRDWAVVFNIERIEQAVKNGNFKTLGDSRVPVLDGREGSELTRYIPVPKNPHGLNTSPDGKYFIANGKLSPTCTVIAIDKLDDLFAGNLKDARDVVVAEPELGLGPLHTTYDGRGNAYTTLFIDSQVVKWNVADAIKHYDGEEVNYIRQKLDVHYQPGHNHASLTESRDADGKWLVVLSKFSKDRFLPVGPLHPENDQLIDISGEEMKLVHDGPTFAEPHDCILVRRDQIKTKKIYDRDDPYFASAVEQAKRDGVTLESDNKVIRDGNKVRVYMTSVAPMYGTTEFKVKQGDEVTVYVSNQDTIEDVTHGFCMVNHGVSMEISPQQTSSVTFVADRPGVHWYYCNWFCHALHMEMRGRMIVEKA, translated from the coding sequence ATGAAAAAACGAGATGATCTGACCAAGGATATGCCAGCCATACCGGCAACTGACCTGAGCCGTCGCCGGTTCATGGGCGCAGCGGCCATGGCCGGTGTTGCCGGGGCAACCGGTCTTGGTGCCGCAGTGATGTCCCGGGAATCGTTCGCGGCCGCCGCCGAAGCAGCCCGCAATAATTTCATTGTGCACCCGGGTGAACTGGATGAATACTACGGTTTCTGGAGTGGTGGCCATTCCGGTGAGGTGCGCGTGCTTGGCGTTCCCTCCATGCGAGAGCTCATGCGCATTCCGGTTTTCAATGTTGACTCCGCCACGGGCTGGGGTATTACCAATGAAAGCAAGGACGTGCTGGGCCATGACAACACTTTCCTGAACGGCGACTCCCACCACCCGCACATCTCTATGACGGATGGCCGGTACGATGGCAAGTATCTGTTCATCAACGATAAGGCCAACAGCCGGGTGGCCCGGATCCGCCTGGACATCATGAAGTGTGACAAGATCACCACGATTCCCAACGTTCAGGCCATTCATGGCCTGCGTCTGCAGAAGGTGCCGAAGACCAAGTATGTCTTCTGCAACGCGGAATACGTGATCCCGCACCCGAATGATGGAACCGATACCAGCCTGGAGAGCAGCTTCACCATGTTTAACGCGGTGGACGCGGAGACCATGGAAGTGGCCTTCCAGGTTATCGTGGACGGCAACCTGGATAACACCGATGCCGACTACACCGGCAAGTATGCCTGCTCAACCTGCTACAACTCCGAGAAGGCCCTCGACCTGGCCGGCACCATGCGCAATGATCGCGACTGGGCAGTGGTGTTCAATATCGAGCGTATTGAGCAGGCCGTCAAGAACGGGAACTTCAAGACCCTGGGCGATTCCAGGGTGCCGGTTCTGGATGGTCGTGAAGGCTCTGAGCTGACCCGCTACATCCCGGTTCCGAAGAACCCGCACGGCCTGAACACCTCGCCTGATGGCAAGTACTTCATTGCCAACGGCAAGTTGTCCCCGACCTGTACCGTGATCGCCATCGACAAGCTGGATGATCTGTTTGCCGGCAACCTGAAAGATGCACGTGATGTGGTTGTTGCTGAGCCAGAGCTGGGGCTCGGGCCGCTGCATACCACTTACGATGGCCGTGGAAATGCCTACACCACGCTTTTCATCGACAGTCAGGTGGTGAAGTGGAACGTTGCCGACGCCATCAAGCACTACGACGGCGAAGAGGTGAACTACATCCGTCAGAAGCTGGATGTTCACTATCAGCCGGGCCACAACCACGCATCGCTGACCGAGTCCCGGGACGCGGATGGCAAGTGGCTGGTGGTGCTGTCGAAGTTCTCCAAGGACCGTTTCCTGCCGGTAGGGCCGCTGCATCCGGAAAATGACCAGCTGATCGATATTTCCGGTGAGGAAATGAAGCTGGTGCATGATGGTCCGACTTTCGCGGAGCCCCATGACTGTATTCTGGTGCGTCGTGATCAGATCAAGACCAAGAAGATCTATGATCGCGACGATCCTTACTTTGCGTCGGCCGTTGAGCAGGCGAAGAGGGACGGTGTCACTCTGGAGTCTGACAACAAGGTTATCCGTGATGGAAATAAGGTGCGGGTGTACATGACGTCGGTGGCACCGATGTACGGTACGACCGAGTTTAAGGTCAAGCAGGGCGATGAAGTGACCGTGTATGTGTCGAATCAGGACACGATTGAGGATGTCACACACGGCTTCTGTATGGTGAATCACGGCGTGAGCATGGAGATCAGCCCGCAGCAGACTTCGTCCGTGACCTTTGTGGCGGACCGCCCGGGGGTTCACTGGTACTACTGCAACTGGTTCTGCCATGCCCTGCATATGGAGATGCGGGGTCGCATGATTGTCGAGAAAGCCTGA
- a CDS encoding nitrous oxide reductase family maturation protein NosD, giving the protein MYRLLRYGVALTVALLSLTAQADLQDQLDALEPGASFELPPEQISSLAIRVPGVSVSCHAETVIDPGGQGNAVDIVAEEVTLSGCSVRNWGRNLNELDAGIFVAREARGAVVEDNRLQGPAFGVWLDATPDVTVRDNTIRGDASMRPNDRGNGIHLFNTTGALIEGNDISQTRDAIYIETANNNTIRGNEMSDLRYGIHYMYSMNNLLENNVTRGTRTGYALMQSKRLKLIDNRSVNDENYGILMNFITQSELRGNVVTGVSQGRTGGVVIDGAEGKAVFIYNSLYNVFEGNLFADSNIGIHLTAGSEDNEVSGNAFVNNQRQVKYVATRTQEWSKDGRGNYWSDYLGWDRNQDGVGDVPYEPNDNVDRLLWKYPEAKILMFSPAVDTLRWVQDAFPVVKGAGVADSYPLMRFPSDLKPEIR; this is encoded by the coding sequence ATGTATCGACTGTTGCGTTATGGAGTGGCCCTGACCGTCGCTCTGTTATCGCTGACCGCGCAAGCGGACCTGCAAGATCAGCTTGATGCCCTGGAACCGGGCGCGAGCTTTGAGCTTCCCCCTGAGCAGATTTCGTCTCTGGCAATCCGGGTGCCCGGGGTGTCTGTGTCTTGCCATGCCGAGACGGTGATTGACCCGGGCGGGCAAGGCAATGCGGTGGATATTGTCGCCGAGGAGGTGACCTTGTCCGGGTGCTCAGTGCGCAACTGGGGCAGGAACCTGAATGAGCTGGATGCGGGTATTTTTGTGGCTCGGGAGGCCCGGGGGGCGGTGGTTGAGGATAACCGTCTGCAGGGTCCGGCGTTCGGGGTCTGGCTCGATGCCACGCCGGATGTGACGGTTCGCGACAATACAATTCGTGGCGATGCCAGCATGCGTCCGAATGATCGGGGCAACGGGATCCATCTGTTCAATACCACCGGGGCGCTGATTGAGGGCAATGACATCAGTCAGACCCGGGATGCGATTTATATCGAGACGGCGAATAACAATACGATCCGGGGCAATGAGATGTCGGATCTGCGTTATGGCATCCACTACATGTACTCGATGAATAACCTGCTGGAGAACAATGTCACCCGGGGCACGCGGACGGGTTATGCGCTGATGCAGAGTAAGCGCCTGAAGTTGATCGATAACCGGTCGGTGAATGATGAAAATTACGGGATTCTGATGAACTTCATTACTCAGTCGGAGCTGCGGGGCAATGTGGTGACCGGCGTTTCCCAGGGACGGACCGGTGGGGTGGTGATCGATGGGGCCGAGGGAAAGGCGGTGTTTATCTATAACTCGCTGTACAACGTCTTTGAGGGCAACCTGTTTGCGGACAGTAACATCGGGATTCATCTGACTGCCGGTTCCGAAGATAACGAGGTATCCGGGAATGCGTTTGTGAACAACCAGCGGCAGGTGAAGTATGTGGCCACCCGCACCCAGGAGTGGTCGAAAGACGGTCGGGGGAATTACTGGAGTGACTACCTGGGCTGGGACCGCAACCAGGACGGGGTTGGGGATGTGCCCTATGAGCCAAATGACAATGTTGACCGGCTGCTGTGGAAATATCCGGAGGCGAAGATCCTGATGTTCAGCCCGGCGGTGGATACCCTGCGCTGGGTGCAGGATGCCTTCCCGGTGGTCAAGGGCGCCGGGGTTGCCGATTCCTACCCGTTGATGCGATTTCCTTCCGATCTGAAACCGGAGATCCGATGA
- a CDS encoding ABC transporter ATP-binding protein, translating to MSCFRLENVSYRYDKSPVLQGIDLRLEPGEILGLFGHNGAGKTTSIKLILGLMQPTQGRVSVLGGHAGDSQVTQHIGYLPENVMFYPQLTGREILSHFARLKGASLRQVPELLKQVGLDDAMDARTKTYSKGMRQRLGLAQALLGKPKLLMLDEPTVGLDPVATADLYRLLRELRDEGTGIVLCSHVLPGVEPYIDRAAILTEGSLQAVGDLAALRRQANMPVTLLLDPANSISALERVIDKASTNSGLMIKTDNGRLRVDVQAREKMALLKAVIASGEVADISTHQPGLEDIYVHFIGSGGLAHRGGNQ from the coding sequence ATGAGCTGTTTTCGTCTTGAGAATGTGAGTTACCGGTACGACAAGAGCCCGGTGCTGCAAGGTATTGATCTGCGCCTGGAGCCGGGTGAAATTCTTGGGCTGTTCGGGCATAACGGGGCGGGCAAGACCACATCCATCAAGCTGATTTTGGGGCTGATGCAGCCGACCCAGGGCAGAGTGTCGGTGCTCGGCGGCCACGCCGGAGATTCTCAGGTTACCCAGCACATCGGTTACCTGCCGGAGAATGTGATGTTCTACCCGCAGCTGACCGGCCGGGAAATTCTGAGCCATTTTGCGCGGCTGAAGGGTGCTTCGCTGCGGCAGGTGCCTGAGTTGCTCAAGCAGGTGGGCCTGGACGATGCCATGGATGCCCGGACCAAGACCTACTCGAAAGGCATGCGCCAGCGTCTGGGCCTGGCCCAGGCATTGTTGGGCAAGCCGAAGCTGCTGATGCTGGATGAGCCTACTGTGGGTCTGGATCCGGTTGCCACGGCCGACCTGTATCGGCTACTCCGTGAATTGCGGGATGAGGGTACGGGCATTGTGTTGTGTTCCCATGTTCTGCCCGGTGTCGAGCCTTACATCGACCGCGCTGCCATTCTCACGGAAGGTTCCTTGCAAGCGGTCGGAGATCTGGCGGCGCTGAGGCGCCAGGCCAATATGCCGGTAACCCTGTTGCTGGACCCCGCCAACAGTATTTCTGCGCTGGAGAGGGTCATTGATAAAGCGTCCACCAATAGTGGGCTGATGATCAAGACCGATAACGGACGCCTGCGGGTGGACGTGCAAGCCAGGGAGAAAATGGCCTTGCTGAAAGCGGTGATAGCATCGGGCGAGGTGGCGGATATCAGCACCCACCAGCCTGGCCTGGAAGATATTTACGTGCATTTCATCGGCTCCGGCGGCCTGGCTCATCGCGGAGGCAACCAATGA
- a CDS encoding ABC transporter permease, translated as MNSIWTIARKELSDSLRNRWLMAISLVFATLALGIAWFGAAASGQVGYASTPATIASLASLGIFLIPLIALLLAYDAIVGEEEGGTLLLLMTYPLSRSQLLLGKFLGHGLTLALATLIGFGVAGVAIALLVEDVAIASLAIAMARFIASTILLGWGFIALAYVISVRVGEKPIAAGLALAIWFFFVLIFDLMLLGTLVASEGKFSAELLPWLLMLNPTDIYRLLNIVAFDGAAQLSGVLSLGADLPMGAFGLWVGLVLWCAIPLAVALLLFRNRRI; from the coding sequence ATGAACAGCATCTGGACCATTGCCCGTAAGGAACTTAGTGACAGCCTGCGAAACCGTTGGCTGATGGCCATTTCGCTGGTCTTTGCCACCCTGGCCCTGGGCATCGCCTGGTTTGGCGCCGCCGCTTCCGGCCAGGTGGGCTATGCCTCGACGCCTGCCACCATTGCCAGCCTTGCCAGTCTGGGAATCTTTCTGATTCCCCTGATCGCACTGTTACTGGCCTACGACGCCATCGTTGGGGAAGAAGAGGGCGGTACCCTGCTGCTGCTGATGACCTATCCGCTCAGCCGCAGTCAACTACTGCTCGGCAAGTTCCTGGGCCACGGCCTGACCCTGGCCCTGGCCACCTTGATCGGCTTTGGCGTTGCGGGTGTGGCTATTGCCCTGCTGGTGGAGGATGTGGCCATTGCCAGTCTGGCCATCGCCATGGCCCGTTTTATCGCCTCCACCATCCTGTTGGGCTGGGGCTTCATTGCACTTGCCTACGTGATCAGCGTGAGGGTCGGTGAAAAACCCATTGCCGCCGGCTTGGCCCTGGCCATCTGGTTCTTCTTTGTACTGATTTTCGACCTCATGCTGCTCGGCACCCTCGTAGCGAGCGAGGGAAAATTCAGCGCCGAGCTGCTGCCCTGGCTGCTGATGCTCAACCCCACCGACATCTACCGTCTGCTCAACATTGTGGCCTTCGATGGCGCAGCGCAACTCAGCGGAGTCCTCAGTCTCGGCGCCGACCTGCCCATGGGTGCCTTCGGCCTCTGGGTTGGCCTGGTGCTCTGGTGTGCCATCCCGTTGGCGGTCGCCCTGCTACTTTTCCGAAATCGTCGTATCTGA
- a CDS encoding nitrous oxide reductase accessory protein NosL, translating into MKTIRLNWFLAALAALTLTACSENEEQTTAKPAPVHFDSGDECHVCGMIIEGFPGPKGQAITEKDQQVRKFCSTRDMFAWMLQPENIHRDHTLYVHDMAQTGWQSPDDTALIDARAAFYVVGSNRTGAMGPTLASFATESSAHEFMKEYGGQVLKYSEITLDHLNAGDPMGEMSGMHEMNEPEGSQTAHSTDH; encoded by the coding sequence ATGAAAACAATTAGACTGAACTGGTTCCTCGCCGCCCTGGCAGCCCTTACACTGACGGCCTGCTCGGAAAACGAAGAACAAACGACCGCCAAACCTGCCCCGGTGCATTTTGATAGCGGCGACGAATGCCATGTCTGCGGTATGATCATCGAGGGCTTTCCCGGCCCCAAAGGCCAGGCCATCACCGAAAAAGACCAGCAGGTCCGCAAGTTCTGCTCCACCAGGGACATGTTCGCCTGGATGCTACAGCCGGAAAACATCCACCGCGACCACACCCTTTACGTCCACGACATGGCCCAGACCGGCTGGCAAAGCCCGGACGACACCGCCCTGATCGACGCCAGGGCCGCATTCTACGTAGTGGGCTCCAATCGAACCGGTGCCATGGGCCCAACACTGGCCTCATTCGCCACCGAAAGCTCTGCCCATGAGTTCATGAAGGAATATGGCGGACAGGTTCTGAAATACAGCGAAATCACCCTGGATCACCTGAATGCAGGTGATCCAATGGGTGAGATGAGTGGAATGCACGAGATGAATGAGCCGGAGGGTTCACAGACTGCGCACTCCACAGATCACTGA
- a CDS encoding DUF6448 family protein, with translation MKSFRKTQRIATLALIGGTLLWSSASFAHCDSMDGPVIGDARTALNEQSLKPVLKWIGPADEKDLAAAFNDTLEVRRGNPPARELADKYFFETLVRLHRATEGAPYTGLKPAGSASAAAKAADKALAEGNVDALARKLGEKVTGFVTKQFHETMQGVNAESVSDGRQFVDNYVRYVHSIEEIHNIVAGAHDEH, from the coding sequence ATGAAATCATTCCGCAAAACGCAACGAATCGCCACGCTTGCCCTGATCGGCGGAACACTGCTCTGGAGTTCCGCCAGCTTTGCTCACTGCGACTCAATGGACGGCCCTGTTATCGGAGACGCCCGGACAGCTTTGAACGAACAATCCCTGAAACCGGTTCTTAAGTGGATCGGCCCCGCCGATGAAAAAGATCTGGCAGCCGCCTTCAACGATACCCTGGAAGTCCGAAGGGGAAATCCACCGGCCCGGGAACTGGCTGACAAGTATTTCTTCGAGACACTGGTGCGACTGCACCGGGCCACTGAAGGTGCACCCTATACGGGGTTAAAGCCGGCTGGCAGCGCGTCCGCCGCAGCCAAGGCCGCTGACAAGGCCCTGGCTGAAGGCAATGTGGACGCCCTGGCACGGAAACTGGGAGAGAAGGTCACCGGCTTCGTCACAAAGCAGTTCCACGAAACCATGCAAGGCGTCAACGCCGAGTCAGTTTCGGATGGACGCCAATTCGTCGACAACTACGTTCGTTATGTCCACTCTATTGAGGAGATCCACAACATCGTCGCGGGCGCTCACGACGAACACTGA
- a CDS encoding helix-turn-helix domain-containing protein, producing the protein MFLTLPQLVLFGVISQFLFLILLCIAPSKTRRLPRLLLALMLAGLVGTLLEVFLHTTGLAFSYPDTAFTGTILGMLQPGAIFVYAQSVMYRDFRLRLRHLAHLLPVLGAIVVFTLGYYSLPAKAQAKMLSDSHYPGVMDSVVLAIVLHGIVLGYLVATLKKISRFGVELRNIFSDLGNKELSWLRNLLLAYGTAWSLSLVYCLLAHVMRVPGVHQSLTIATTMVSVVVLLPMSVLAFRQPTLFAGIAPTLLDTEAPSGANAKDRSPEPLTSRIEQVMEQHQPYLHSNLTVDRLARLADVAPRELSQFLNQQMGKNFYEFVNGYRIEHARRRLADPAETTTITDIMYESGFNSKSVFNTLFRKTTGKTPSQYRHSFANNG; encoded by the coding sequence GTGTTCCTGACACTGCCCCAACTTGTATTATTTGGCGTCATTTCGCAGTTCCTGTTTCTGATCCTGCTATGTATCGCGCCTTCGAAAACCCGACGCCTGCCGCGGCTGCTCCTGGCACTCATGCTTGCAGGCTTGGTCGGCACCCTGCTCGAGGTGTTCCTACATACAACCGGCCTTGCCTTCAGTTATCCGGACACTGCCTTTACGGGGACCATCCTCGGAATGCTCCAGCCCGGGGCCATTTTTGTGTACGCCCAGTCGGTTATGTATCGTGATTTCCGATTGAGGCTGCGGCATCTGGCCCACCTTCTCCCTGTTCTCGGAGCCATTGTGGTGTTCACTCTGGGTTACTACAGCCTTCCCGCGAAAGCCCAGGCCAAAATGCTGTCAGACAGTCACTACCCCGGCGTCATGGACTCTGTTGTCCTCGCAATTGTCCTTCACGGCATCGTACTCGGGTATTTGGTAGCGACACTCAAGAAAATCTCGCGCTTTGGCGTCGAACTGAGGAATATTTTCTCGGATCTCGGCAACAAGGAGCTGAGCTGGCTCCGGAATTTGCTTCTAGCCTACGGGACGGCCTGGTCACTCAGTCTGGTCTACTGCCTGCTCGCCCATGTGATGCGGGTACCTGGCGTCCATCAGTCGCTAACCATTGCCACGACGATGGTCAGCGTTGTCGTCCTGCTACCAATGTCGGTGCTGGCATTCAGGCAGCCCACTCTATTTGCGGGTATTGCCCCGACTTTGCTGGATACCGAAGCACCCTCTGGCGCCAACGCCAAAGACCGATCCCCGGAGCCATTAACCAGCCGAATAGAGCAAGTGATGGAGCAACACCAACCCTATCTACACTCGAACCTCACTGTGGACCGACTGGCTCGTCTGGCGGACGTGGCGCCCCGGGAGCTGTCCCAATTCCTGAACCAACAGATGGGCAAGAACTTTTACGAGTTCGTGAACGGTTACCGAATCGAGCATGCCCGACGACGACTTGCAGATCCAGCAGAGACAACGACGATCACCGATATCATGTACGAATCCGGATTCAATTCTAAGTCGGTCTTTAACACACTTTTCCGCAAAACAACCGGCAAGACACCGTCACAGTATCGCCACTCTTTCGCTAACAACGGCTAG
- the moaA gene encoding GTP 3',8-cyclase MoaA: protein MPQNKLTDRFGRTVNYVRLSVTDRCDFRCVYCMAEDMTFLPRQQVLTLEEIARVARNFVDLGTEKIRLTGGEPLVRKDILELVKEVGTYGLRDFAMTTNGSQLTSMAEPLRKAGMHRLNISLDSLDAEKFRNITRTGKLSHVLDGIDAAREAGFRGIKINTVVMKGRNDEEIPELIEFARKKQVDISFIEEMPLGEISEHDRGLALCTSEEVRDIIRKHHELVPATEDSGGPARYYRMQDSSTKVGFISPHSHNFCSTCNRVRVTVEGRLLLCLGNEHSVDLRRVLRGNPVTDDKLRQTIINAMDLKPERHHFSTNGDVQILRFMNMTGG, encoded by the coding sequence ATGCCCCAGAACAAGCTGACAGACCGTTTTGGTCGCACTGTCAACTACGTGCGTCTGTCCGTCACTGACCGGTGCGACTTCCGCTGCGTCTACTGTATGGCCGAGGACATGACGTTCCTGCCCCGCCAGCAGGTTCTGACCCTTGAGGAAATTGCCCGGGTGGCCCGCAACTTTGTTGACCTGGGTACCGAAAAAATTCGTCTGACCGGCGGCGAACCTCTGGTACGCAAGGACATCCTGGAGCTGGTGAAGGAAGTCGGCACTTACGGGCTGCGAGACTTTGCCATGACTACCAATGGCAGCCAGCTCACCTCCATGGCCGAACCCCTGCGCAAGGCAGGCATGCACCGGTTGAATATCAGTCTCGACTCCCTGGATGCGGAGAAATTCCGCAACATCACCCGCACAGGCAAACTCAGCCACGTTCTGGATGGAATTGACGCTGCCCGCGAGGCAGGCTTCCGAGGCATCAAGATCAATACTGTGGTGATGAAGGGCCGCAATGATGAGGAGATTCCGGAACTGATTGAGTTCGCCCGGAAGAAGCAGGTGGATATCAGCTTTATTGAAGAGATGCCCCTGGGTGAGATTTCCGAGCACGACCGGGGTCTGGCGCTGTGCACCAGCGAGGAAGTGCGGGACATTATCAGGAAGCACCACGAACTGGTTCCCGCAACCGAAGACTCCGGCGGCCCCGCGCGCTATTACCGGATGCAGGACAGCTCTACCAAGGTTGGCTTTATCTCGCCCCATTCCCACAATTTCTGCTCGACCTGCAACCGTGTACGGGTCACTGTCGAGGGCCGGTTACTGCTCTGTCTGGGCAATGAGCATTCCGTGGATCTTCGCCGCGTTCTGCGTGGCAATCCGGTGACGGATGACAAACTGCGCCAGACCATTATCAACGCCATGGACCTGAAGCCGGAGCGCCATCACTTCTCCACCAATGGGGATGTGCAGATCCTGCGATTCATGAATATGACCGGCGGCTGA